One genomic region from Pempheris klunzingeri isolate RE-2024b chromosome 4, fPemKlu1.hap1, whole genome shotgun sequence encodes:
- the LOC139200012 gene encoding phosphatidylinositol transfer protein alpha isoform-like, whose protein sequence is MLIKEFRIVLPISVDEYQVGQLYSVAEASKNETGGGEGVEVCANEPYEMDGEKGQYTHKIYHLQKKVPGFIRMLAPKGSLEIHEKAWNAYPYCRTILTNTYMEGNFMIKIETWHKPDMGDQDNVHGLDKSIWEKTDIVNIDIADNSCISAKDYKKEHDPAIFKSQKTGRGPLGPDWKKELANNPSCPHMCAYKLVTVEFKWFGLQGQVEKNIQKVEKRLFTHFHRQLFCWIDNWIDLSMDDIRRMEDETKTELDEMRVKDEVKGMGCDDN, encoded by the exons ATGCTCATCAAAGAATT CCGAATTGTTCTGCCCATCTCGGTGGACGAG TACCAGGTGGGCCAGCTGTATTCAGTGGCAGAGGCCAGTAAGAATGAGACGGGTGGAGGAgaaggtgtggaggtgtgtgcCAACGAGCCGTATGAGATGGACGGAGAGAAGGGACAGTACACCCACAAGATCTACCACCTGCAAAA gaaagTGCCAGGTTTTATACGGATGTTGGCTCCAAAAGGTTCACTCGAGATTCACGAGAAGGCCTGGAACGCATATCCTTACTGTCGAACTA TCCTTACG AATACCTACATGGAGGGCAACTTCATGATTAAGATCGAGACGTGGCACAAGCCTGATATGGGGGATCAGGACAAT GTACATGGACTGGACAAAAGCATATGGGAAAAGACAGATATCGTTAACATTGACATTGCTGACAACAGTTGCATAAGTGCAAAG GACTACAAAAAAGAGCACGATCCGGCCATCTTTAAGTCACAGAAGACGGGTAGAGGGCCTCTGGGACCTGACTGGAAG AAAGAACTTGCTAACAACCCCAGCTGTCCACACATGTGTGCCTACAAGCTAGTCACTGTTGAATTCAAGTGGTTTGGACTACAGGGccaagtggaaaaaaacattcaaaag GTGGAGAAGCGTCTGTTCACCCACTTCCACAGACAGCTGTTTTGCTGGATAGACAATTGGATTGATCTGTCGATGGACGACATACGACGCATGGAGgatgagacaaagacagagctgGATGAG ATGAGGGTGAAAGATGAAGTTAAAGGCATGGGATGTGACGACAACTGA
- the inpp5ka gene encoding inositol polyphosphate 5-phosphatase Ka isoform X1, translating into MMEEQEEQPDLSLRRRDNEGERFRLHMVTWNVATADPPDDLTSLLHLNSPKSPDLYVIGLQEVYSGPLRFISDTVFDDPWSQLLLSTLAPRKYVKVSSIRMQGLLLLFFSKLDHVPFIRDIQATYTRTGIFGYWGNKGGVSVRLSFYGHMLCFLNCHLAAHMKYATERVDEFEYIMDMQTFDCKKAPAIVDHRLVFWFGDLNFRIQDHGMHFVRSCINNQTYNLLWSKDQLTMMKKKEEMLQEFEEGPLDFQPTYKFDLNSDTYDSRLYRTWFGFNGKKRKPAWTDRILWRLRPKAPPPNEQDGVDGKTLRQLEEDEEYPLKIRQDLYTSNMEYSISDHKPVVGVFTLELRKMYGTPLVRLQAEGDWSADIDAMVLYSPLQPFPSSTWDWIGLYKVGFSSVSDYITYTWVKDDEVAFNEEIVQVYVSKEEIPVRGGECVLCYYSSTLQCIIGVSEPFKVHESKVATEEGLVHEKLNGLNKAIASEDLWN; encoded by the exons atgatggaggagcaggaggagcagccagACCTCAGTTTGAGGAGGAGAGACAACGAGGGAGAGCGCTTCAG GCTACACATGGTGACGTGGAACGTGGCCACAGCTGATCCGCCAGATGATCTGACCTCGCTTCTCCATCTGAACTCCCCAAAGAGCCCAGACCTCTACGTCATCGG tttgcaGGAGGTATACTCAGGGCCGTTAAGATTCATATCAGACACTGTATTCGATGACCCATGGAGTCAGCTGTTGTTGTCCACTTTGGCACCGCGGAAGTATGTTAAG GTGTCATCCATCAGAATGcaggggctgctgctgctcttcttctccaAACTAGACCACGTCCCCTTTATCAGAGACATTCAGGCCACGTACACACGCACAGGCATCTTCGGTTACTGG GGTAACAAAGGTGGcgtgtctgtccgtctgtctttcTATGGCCACATGCTCTGTTTCCTAAACTGTCACTTGGCTGCTCACATGAAATACGCCACAGAGAGAGTGGATGAGTTCGAGTACATCATGGACATGCAGACCTTTGACTGTAAAAAGGCTCCAGCAATTGTTGACCACAG GTTGGTTTTCTGGTTTGGAGATCTCAACTTCCGAATTCAGGACCACGGCATGCACTTTGTCCGCTCCTGTATCAACAATCAAACCTACAACCTGTTGTGGAGCAAAGACCAG TTGACTatgatgaagaagaaagaagagatgCTCCAGGAGTTTGAGGAAGGGCCTCTGGACTTTCAACCCACGTACAAGTTTGACTTAAACTCTGATACTTATGACAGCAG GCTCTACAGGACATGGTTTGGCTTTAA TGGTAAGAAGCGTAAACCTGCCTGGACTGACAGGATCCTGTGGCGGCTCCGACCCAAAGCCCCGCCCCCCAACGAGCAAGATGGGGTGGATGGGAAGACGCTCAGGCAGctggaagaggatgaggagtaCCCTCTGAAGATCAGGCAGGACTTGTACACCAGCAATATGGAGTACAGCATCAGCGACCACAAGCCTGTCGTCGGCGTCTTCACACTGGAG CTGAGGAAGATGTACGGGACTCCTCTGGTGCGTCTGCAGGCCGAGGGCGACTGGAGTGCAGACATTGATGCCATGGTTCTCTACAGCCCCCTGCAGCCATTCCCTTCCAGCACATGGGACTGGATTGGACTCTATAAG GTTGGATTCAGCAGTGTGTCGGACTACATCACCTACACGTGGGTCAAAGATGATGAGGTGGCCTTTAATGAAGAAATCGTGCAG GTTTATGTTAGCAAAGAGGAAATCCCTGTGCGGGGAGGAGAGTGTGTGCTGTGCTACTACAGTAGTACTCTGCAGTGCATCATTGGAGTCAGTGAGCCGTTTAAG GTCCACGAGTCCAAAGTAGCCACTGAGGAAGGCTTGGTGCATGAGAAGCTCAATGGACTCAACAAAGCCATAGCGAGTGAAGACCTTTGGAACTAA
- the inpp5ka gene encoding inositol polyphosphate 5-phosphatase Ka isoform X2 produces MMEEQEEQPDLSLRRRDNEGERFRLHMVTWNVATADPPDDLTSLLHLNSPKSPDLYVIGLQEVYSGPLRFISDTVFDDPWSQLLLSTLAPRKYVKVSSIRMQGLLLLFFSKLDHVPFIRDIQATYTRTGIFGYWGNKGGVSVRLSFYGHMLCFLNCHLAAHMKYATERVDEFEYIMDMQTFDCKKAPAIVDHRLVFWFGDLNFRIQDHGMHFVRSCINNQTYNLLWSKDQLTMMKKKEEMLQEFEEGPLDFQPTYKFDLNSDTYDSSGKKRKPAWTDRILWRLRPKAPPPNEQDGVDGKTLRQLEEDEEYPLKIRQDLYTSNMEYSISDHKPVVGVFTLELRKMYGTPLVRLQAEGDWSADIDAMVLYSPLQPFPSSTWDWIGLYKVGFSSVSDYITYTWVKDDEVAFNEEIVQVYVSKEEIPVRGGECVLCYYSSTLQCIIGVSEPFKVHESKVATEEGLVHEKLNGLNKAIASEDLWN; encoded by the exons atgatggaggagcaggaggagcagccagACCTCAGTTTGAGGAGGAGAGACAACGAGGGAGAGCGCTTCAG GCTACACATGGTGACGTGGAACGTGGCCACAGCTGATCCGCCAGATGATCTGACCTCGCTTCTCCATCTGAACTCCCCAAAGAGCCCAGACCTCTACGTCATCGG tttgcaGGAGGTATACTCAGGGCCGTTAAGATTCATATCAGACACTGTATTCGATGACCCATGGAGTCAGCTGTTGTTGTCCACTTTGGCACCGCGGAAGTATGTTAAG GTGTCATCCATCAGAATGcaggggctgctgctgctcttcttctccaAACTAGACCACGTCCCCTTTATCAGAGACATTCAGGCCACGTACACACGCACAGGCATCTTCGGTTACTGG GGTAACAAAGGTGGcgtgtctgtccgtctgtctttcTATGGCCACATGCTCTGTTTCCTAAACTGTCACTTGGCTGCTCACATGAAATACGCCACAGAGAGAGTGGATGAGTTCGAGTACATCATGGACATGCAGACCTTTGACTGTAAAAAGGCTCCAGCAATTGTTGACCACAG GTTGGTTTTCTGGTTTGGAGATCTCAACTTCCGAATTCAGGACCACGGCATGCACTTTGTCCGCTCCTGTATCAACAATCAAACCTACAACCTGTTGTGGAGCAAAGACCAG TTGACTatgatgaagaagaaagaagagatgCTCCAGGAGTTTGAGGAAGGGCCTCTGGACTTTCAACCCACGTACAAGTTTGACTTAAACTCTGATACTTATGACAGCAG TGGTAAGAAGCGTAAACCTGCCTGGACTGACAGGATCCTGTGGCGGCTCCGACCCAAAGCCCCGCCCCCCAACGAGCAAGATGGGGTGGATGGGAAGACGCTCAGGCAGctggaagaggatgaggagtaCCCTCTGAAGATCAGGCAGGACTTGTACACCAGCAATATGGAGTACAGCATCAGCGACCACAAGCCTGTCGTCGGCGTCTTCACACTGGAG CTGAGGAAGATGTACGGGACTCCTCTGGTGCGTCTGCAGGCCGAGGGCGACTGGAGTGCAGACATTGATGCCATGGTTCTCTACAGCCCCCTGCAGCCATTCCCTTCCAGCACATGGGACTGGATTGGACTCTATAAG GTTGGATTCAGCAGTGTGTCGGACTACATCACCTACACGTGGGTCAAAGATGATGAGGTGGCCTTTAATGAAGAAATCGTGCAG GTTTATGTTAGCAAAGAGGAAATCCCTGTGCGGGGAGGAGAGTGTGTGCTGTGCTACTACAGTAGTACTCTGCAGTGCATCATTGGAGTCAGTGAGCCGTTTAAG GTCCACGAGTCCAAAGTAGCCACTGAGGAAGGCTTGGTGCATGAGAAGCTCAATGGACTCAACAAAGCCATAGCGAGTGAAGACCTTTGGAACTAA